One genomic window of Pseudomonadales bacterium includes the following:
- a CDS encoding type II toxin-antitoxin system YhaV family toxin, with amino-acid sequence MSAGKPEPLVIHGWTVFAHPLFLAQIEALARQVETLKQKDPAGYVKKNASKRLAAIIKLAFDVIPQDPTRPEYRQGGTLGDDHKHWFWAKFFQQCRLFFRYHAPSKVIVYAWVNAEDTKRAYESSDDAYRVFRKMLESGHPPDDWDQLLAEAQKESQRMQESLARATAAQR; translated from the coding sequence ATGAGCGCGGGGAAGCCCGAGCCCCTGGTCATTCATGGCTGGACGGTCTTTGCCCATCCACTGTTCCTGGCGCAGATTGAAGCGCTGGCGCGGCAGGTCGAGACTCTGAAGCAGAAGGACCCAGCCGGGTACGTGAAAAAGAACGCCAGCAAACGACTGGCCGCGATCATCAAGCTGGCGTTCGATGTCATCCCGCAAGATCCGACGCGACCGGAGTACCGCCAGGGTGGGACGCTCGGTGACGATCACAAGCACTGGTTCTGGGCCAAGTTCTTCCAGCAGTGCCGCCTGTTCTTCCGCTACCACGCCCCGAGCAAGGTGATCGTCTACGCATGGGTGAATGCTGAAGACACCAAACGCGCCTACGAAAGCAGCGACGACGCCTACCGGGTGTTCCGCAAGATGCTGGAAAGCGGGCATCCGCCGGATGACTGGGATCAGCTCTTGGCTGAGGCGCAGAAGGAATCGCAGCGGATGCAGGAATCATTGGCCAGGGCAACAGCGGCGCAGCGATAA
- a CDS encoding GNAT family N-acetyltransferase: MSDDYSPVRKLAATDQVDAFDCGQAALNQFLQRYALVNQKANSAQTYVCCQGDVVVGFYSLAVGSVDPEAAPSRVMKGLARHPVPVMILARLAVDKEHQRKGLGQALLKDALLRTAQAADIAGIRCLLVHAKDDAARQWYESWEFEPSPTDPYHLFLMLKDLKGMLS, translated from the coding sequence TTGAGCGATGACTACTCACCCGTTCGCAAGCTCGCTGCAACGGATCAGGTCGATGCGTTCGACTGCGGCCAGGCCGCGCTGAACCAGTTCCTGCAGCGCTACGCGCTCGTCAACCAGAAGGCCAACAGCGCGCAGACCTATGTCTGCTGCCAGGGTGACGTGGTGGTCGGCTTCTACAGCCTGGCCGTTGGTAGCGTCGATCCGGAAGCCGCGCCGTCGAGAGTGATGAAGGGGCTGGCGCGCCACCCGGTGCCGGTCATGATCCTGGCCCGGCTCGCCGTGGACAAGGAGCATCAGCGTAAAGGTCTTGGCCAGGCCTTGCTCAAGGATGCACTGCTGCGCACCGCACAGGCCGCCGACATTGCGGGTATCCGCTGCCTGTTGGTCCATGCCAAAGACGACGCAGCGCGGCAGTGGTACGAATCGTGGGAATTCGAGCCCAGCCCGACTGATCCGTACCATCTGTTCCTGATGCTGAAGGATCTCAAGGGCATGTTGAGCTGA